A section of the Calditrichota bacterium genome encodes:
- a CDS encoding T9SS type A sorting domain-containing protein, with translation MTKVTLTIALLLAFCALAVQAGVPRYPADAPAYRIVDPSDLGRFEPGPAVPWRPLPRRDPVIGQTSQAGETYADYWTNGVCGKLIIRDRRDGIHVTFMDGYDADLNTRHQKYNYYSEGEWLDRDGSVVPGGSRSGYGSIWLSPDDEEVAVVFTHVEGIQQEIVSAICIDFGQGWGAFQTFTLPRYGEQTVIWPQGVISSDGRIHVVYNRRDAGMISYTSADWNGGEPQFPNLPQEVSITALNSYRIAISPNSERAAIVYAKNRVGIPAPPEWEGFLAWQMNNDLWLATADNGRDWNFNQPLNITNCIPPDPQLEGDAAYGDTLRPFVNYDVIFDANDMVHVVFEARGMWEKPVYDPDVDRPPVDGITVDAAILFHWTEEDCTFSPVADGWFTQQIRDENDSLLAWPTPGAWKSNVTHPSLGYDEEGDLYCVFNYFPREDFDPNVANNGRCNGDISVTVSQDNGQTWFHPTRVVETRTNNPEFGQALSEQYPTMNWKVDDFLHFFYLVDRQPGTPIQNEAGAANTLNSAIYHWVSRDEILTDSIYEGPAFHTGEVLAVRGDAPWQPGGFRLGSAYPNPFNGRAEIAFELRTALPVRMTAHSLDGREAAEIYSGKALSGTHRVAWNAEGLPSGIYLVRLTAGTEQAVIKVALVR, from the coding sequence ATGACGAAAGTTACACTCACGATTGCACTGTTGCTGGCCTTCTGCGCTTTGGCAGTTCAGGCTGGCGTCCCGCGCTATCCGGCTGACGCGCCGGCTTACCGGATCGTCGATCCCTCCGATCTGGGGCGGTTCGAGCCGGGACCTGCTGTTCCTTGGCGTCCGCTGCCCCGTCGCGACCCCGTCATCGGGCAGACAAGTCAGGCCGGCGAGACCTACGCCGACTACTGGACCAACGGCGTCTGCGGAAAACTGATCATCCGCGACCGGCGCGACGGCATCCACGTTACCTTTATGGACGGCTACGATGCCGACCTTAACACCCGCCACCAGAAATACAACTACTACAGCGAAGGAGAATGGCTCGACCGCGACGGCTCGGTCGTCCCGGGCGGAAGCCGGTCGGGCTATGGCAGCATCTGGCTCTCTCCCGACGATGAAGAGGTCGCTGTCGTCTTTACCCATGTCGAAGGTATTCAGCAAGAGATCGTCAGCGCAATCTGTATCGACTTCGGGCAGGGCTGGGGCGCGTTCCAGACCTTCACACTGCCGCGCTATGGCGAGCAGACCGTAATCTGGCCGCAAGGGGTGATTTCCTCGGACGGCCGCATCCACGTCGTCTATAATCGTCGCGACGCCGGGATGATCTCCTACACCTCCGCCGATTGGAACGGCGGGGAGCCGCAGTTTCCGAATCTTCCCCAGGAAGTCTCGATCACCGCGCTCAACAGTTATCGGATAGCGATCTCACCGAACAGCGAGCGCGCCGCAATCGTCTATGCGAAGAACCGCGTTGGCATACCGGCACCACCAGAGTGGGAAGGCTTCCTCGCCTGGCAGATGAACAACGATCTCTGGCTCGCGACGGCCGACAATGGGCGCGACTGGAACTTCAACCAGCCGCTAAACATCACCAACTGCATCCCGCCCGATCCGCAACTTGAGGGCGATGCGGCTTACGGCGACACCCTTCGGCCCTTCGTCAACTATGACGTGATCTTCGATGCCAACGATATGGTTCATGTCGTCTTTGAAGCGCGCGGAATGTGGGAAAAGCCGGTCTATGACCCCGACGTCGATCGCCCGCCCGTCGATGGCATCACTGTCGATGCGGCCATTCTCTTTCACTGGACAGAGGAGGACTGCACCTTTTCGCCGGTTGCGGATGGCTGGTTCACGCAGCAAATCCGGGACGAGAATGACAGCCTTCTGGCTTGGCCTACACCCGGCGCCTGGAAGTCAAACGTGACCCATCCTTCGCTTGGCTATGACGAGGAGGGCGACCTATACTGCGTCTTCAACTACTTCCCGCGCGAGGACTTCGATCCCAATGTGGCTAATAATGGCCGGTGCAACGGCGACATCTCGGTAACGGTTTCGCAGGACAACGGCCAGACCTGGTTTCACCCGACGCGGGTCGTCGAAACCCGCACCAACAACCCGGAATTCGGGCAGGCACTCTCCGAGCAATACCCGACGATGAACTGGAAGGTGGACGACTTCCTGCACTTCTTCTATCTGGTGGACCGGCAGCCCGGAACGCCGATTCAGAACGAAGCCGGTGCGGCCAACACCCTCAACTCAGCGATCTACCATTGGGTCTCCCGCGACGAGATTCTGACCGACTCTATCTATGAGGGACCGGCCTTTCACACGGGTGAGGTTCTCGCGGTGCGCGGCGATGCGCCCTGGCAGCCGGGTGGATTCCGGCTCGGTTCGGCCTATCCCAATCCCTTCAACGGGCGCGCCGAGATCGCCTTCGAACTGCGCACCGCTCTGCCGGTTCGTATGACCGCCCATTCATTGGATGGTCGAGAGGCAGCCGAAATCTACTCCGGCAAGGCCTTGTCGGGAACGCATCGGGTGGCTTGGAATGCCGAAGGATTGCCGTCGGGGATTTACCTCGTGCGGCTTACGGCTGGAACCGAGCAAGCCGTGATCAAAGTGGCGCTGGTGCGGTAG
- a CDS encoding RNA polymerase sigma factor gives MGGFDERRFLEEYQLRPERAFGMLMEAFRDRIFLLCLRASGSRQQAEDLAQETFIRVWKGLPRFRGDSSLATWIYHIAWNVCASYIEEKSRSATTVDITDEALTASEPERLSGADPGYRSLENRQFVAILMAQLPKQQQLALTLYYLQELSYDEISRITNWPMGTVKATLFRAKERMREAALKEMGRGYRPVPVPAT, from the coding sequence ATGGGCGGATTCGACGAGCGTCGGTTTCTGGAGGAGTATCAACTCCGGCCGGAGCGGGCGTTCGGGATGCTGATGGAAGCCTTCCGCGACCGGATATTCCTCTTGTGCCTGCGCGCTTCCGGCAGCCGTCAACAGGCGGAAGATCTGGCGCAGGAGACTTTTATCCGCGTCTGGAAAGGGCTGCCGCGCTTTCGGGGAGACAGTTCGCTTGCGACCTGGATTTACCATATAGCCTGGAACGTCTGCGCGTCTTATATTGAGGAAAAGAGCCGCAGCGCGACAACCGTGGATATTACCGACGAAGCGTTGACGGCCAGCGAGCCAGAACGCCTGTCGGGCGCCGACCCGGGCTACCGGAGCCTGGAAAACCGGCAGTTTGTGGCAATCTTGATGGCGCAACTGCCAAAACAACAGCAGTTGGCGCTGACGCTATACTATTTGCAGGAGTTATCCTACGATGAGATCAGCCGGATCACCAACTGGCCGATGGGAACAGTGAAGGCAACGCTCTTTCGCGCCAAAGAACGGATGCGCGAAGCCGCATTGAAGGAAATGGGACGGGGCTACCGGCCGGTGCCGGTCCCGGCAACCTGA
- a CDS encoding T9SS type A sorting domain-containing protein produces the protein MACLASEIGGGGNCIASLPVLYCKVVIPPASSNAGDGTQDRSPQADTAMHLLPRFTVVAAVAPVVLILAGRLAAADMTRIEDSPVKVISSRSSGLTLSMRLPEMSAQLLPGSAKVNRIAIEGVETAPVPGYPDLPRLSQLVVIPPVAPVSFTWNSDAPRRLDLPAPGWVPMSDAEGWELPGARAQLQLRDGFWPPEVVQVSDPVIMRGIRMVNVTISPVQINPVTGELRAWDNVEVDLDFTRGGVVNPVADPHRIKPSSSALQLARSIVINPDDVRRDDLSERGAYVYVIPRFNGLPDALRPLVEWRRRQGFPTAIIEVAPNASNVDVKNAIQNAYNDWEIPPEFITLVGDADLAMADFMIATWDVGRAYMWETDYKYVLLEGQDLLPEAAIGRISCRSLAELRTIVERIVAYESDPYMDDTNWYRRGAVMANDQRTGYSSYYLQQWTRKVMLEAGYTAVDTFYFMHDNQVSGNNFIRNAVDNGIAVFHYRGWGAFNGDWSVGDARNLRNGRKMPFWLLPTCNSGDFADHILTPHAYTEDFLWGQNGGCIGAVGSSGYTHTNYNNVFSGGTLNSIYRDRLWTTGWAITRGKIELYRHFGQFNDVQDPQVQNLLVWEAHAYQLNLIGDAGSEIWTDVPQRVEVTHVERLSLGENLLAVRVVNAGGEVPRSGVTVTVVQDESLLRSGITDADGRIVFSFAVGELAEGSLQLTAWQHNMFPYLADVPVEQSARFVGASSILVDDDNAGRSRGNGDRQANPGEIIELRTFVGNFGSEAAQGRLDLTLTLLEGDAAITTASATINQAPAMGDTAAATFVFTVGNENWDQRRLLFDLATTSGNETWHSPIELQSAAPNLEYARHTFTPNNFDPADTVWIDVTLRNVGRLSSAAMSAQLLSRTPTIVVHQANANVAPVLIDGNDSLATARFRIYAHSLTVPGTKADMYLALTSQTGFTDTAHFDFTIGAPRDWTPFGPDAYGYVCFDNTDTLWDAAPDYDWLEIDSSLGGPGVNTGLRDLGNEQDFSVLVDLPFGFRYYGRDFNRITVCTNGWLSFGDESRNADFQNKRIPSAFGPRAQVCAFWDDLINYTNQQGMIGGIFTYYDTTNNRFIVEWSRMRRYVGMEGNNIRQGSLNTFQALLYDPQHYPTYTGDGEIVFQYRDVSNDADVDPVEFDTPFATVGIVNLNGTDGMEYTYWNRYTAGAAPLRPGRAIKFTTKLVVVVGAVRGTVTDAATNAPIPNAQIRGSRGSFGTTDRNGRFLMENVLIGDDYSFTAWAPGYNDSTLTGFDIAEGDTINLSFSLLHPEFVGSAEALRVELRPDYSTDLDYTIENRGNGPLEFRSRIDYAGGGGGNWARMLEFSVTGQTGDYRINGVDYFAGAIWITGSNGNENPNYFYRFDRQGRYLGRIVQPGQSAYGFRGLASTETRLFGGEGRWIVGVNAQGEPVDSVPSPLQLTRAIAYDHESDHFWVANGRNEPLLEIDREGNVWRSVQLLLDIYGLGWRDDDPDGYPLHIFSRDKTNPNLEVPETLVSKFDPESGEVRTVVVAEGTLEDRAGGIEISSRFDSQKWVMLAVLNNPGGSTVSIYDIAPNTRWVSFEPRTAILAPRSNQQVRFHFTADDLPLGEYSLLVRFTHNAAGLGTTLPVTLTVSNEAEVADDSATPLKFSLDAAYPNPFNAVSRVHFQLEETGAVRLAIYDLTGRETARLIDGRVEAGRHTVALDAGDFPAGVYIMKLEAGNRSAVRKLALVK, from the coding sequence ATGGCCTGCCTGGCGAGCGAAATTGGGGGGGGCGGCAATTGCATCGCGAGTCTGCCCGTATTATATTGTAAAGTCGTCATTCCGCCGGCCTCCTCAAATGCCGGAGACGGCACACAGGATCGCTCACCCCAAGCCGATACCGCCATGCACCTCCTTCCTCGATTCACCGTTGTTGCGGCCGTCGCGCCAGTCGTCTTGATACTGGCCGGCCGGCTTGCGGCTGCCGATATGACCCGCATCGAAGACTCGCCGGTTAAGGTCATATCATCCCGCTCAAGTGGGCTAACATTGAGCATGCGCTTGCCCGAAATGTCTGCCCAATTGTTGCCGGGCAGTGCCAAAGTCAACCGTATTGCGATAGAAGGCGTCGAGACGGCGCCGGTTCCGGGTTATCCCGACTTGCCGCGTCTCTCGCAACTGGTCGTGATCCCGCCCGTCGCCCCCGTTTCATTCACCTGGAACTCAGATGCACCGCGACGACTCGATCTGCCGGCTCCGGGCTGGGTGCCTATGTCTGATGCCGAGGGTTGGGAACTGCCGGGAGCAAGGGCGCAACTTCAACTGCGCGACGGTTTCTGGCCGCCGGAAGTTGTTCAGGTGAGCGACCCGGTCATCATGCGCGGCATTCGGATGGTGAATGTTACCATTAGTCCGGTGCAGATAAATCCCGTAACGGGCGAACTGCGGGCTTGGGACAATGTGGAAGTCGATCTTGACTTCACCCGCGGTGGGGTGGTCAATCCGGTAGCCGACCCGCACCGGATCAAGCCTTCGTCTTCAGCGCTCCAACTGGCGCGGAGCATCGTCATCAATCCGGACGACGTCCGGCGGGACGACCTCTCCGAACGCGGCGCTTATGTCTATGTCATCCCACGTTTTAACGGCTTGCCTGATGCGTTGCGGCCGCTCGTAGAATGGCGCCGCCGGCAGGGCTTCCCGACCGCGATCATCGAAGTGGCACCCAACGCCTCCAACGTCGATGTGAAGAACGCTATACAGAATGCCTACAACGATTGGGAGATCCCGCCCGAGTTTATCACCCTGGTAGGCGATGCCGACCTGGCTATGGCTGACTTTATGATCGCCACCTGGGATGTCGGACGGGCTTATATGTGGGAGACCGACTACAAGTATGTCCTATTGGAGGGACAGGACCTCCTCCCCGAAGCAGCCATCGGGCGCATCTCCTGCCGCAGTTTAGCCGAATTGCGCACCATCGTCGAGCGGATCGTCGCCTACGAGTCCGATCCCTACATGGACGACACCAACTGGTATCGGCGCGGCGCGGTAATGGCCAACGACCAGCGCACCGGCTACTCATCCTACTACCTTCAGCAGTGGACCCGGAAGGTGATGCTTGAAGCCGGCTACACTGCCGTCGATACGTTCTACTTTATGCACGACAATCAAGTCTCGGGCAATAACTTCATCCGCAACGCCGTCGATAACGGCATCGCCGTCTTTCACTACCGCGGCTGGGGAGCTTTCAACGGCGACTGGTCCGTCGGCGATGCTCGTAATCTCCGGAATGGTCGAAAGATGCCTTTCTGGCTCCTGCCGACCTGCAATTCGGGTGACTTTGCCGATCATATCCTGACACCTCATGCTTACACCGAGGACTTTCTCTGGGGGCAAAATGGCGGCTGCATCGGCGCGGTAGGGTCGAGTGGTTACACTCACACCAATTACAATAACGTCTTTTCCGGGGGGACGCTCAACTCGATCTACCGCGACCGGCTTTGGACCACCGGCTGGGCGATCACCCGCGGCAAGATAGAACTCTATCGCCACTTCGGACAATTCAACGATGTTCAGGATCCGCAGGTGCAGAATCTGCTGGTCTGGGAGGCTCATGCCTATCAATTGAACCTGATCGGCGACGCCGGAAGCGAGATTTGGACCGATGTGCCGCAGCGGGTCGAGGTTACTCACGTCGAGCGGCTCTCACTCGGCGAGAACTTGCTCGCCGTCCGGGTGGTAAACGCCGGGGGTGAAGTCCCCCGATCCGGGGTTACGGTTACAGTCGTTCAGGACGAGAGCCTTCTAAGAAGCGGCATAACCGATGCCGATGGAAGGATCGTCTTCAGTTTCGCAGTCGGTGAACTGGCTGAAGGCAGTCTGCAACTGACCGCCTGGCAGCACAATATGTTCCCCTATCTGGCCGATGTGCCGGTCGAGCAGTCGGCACGGTTTGTAGGGGCATCGAGCATCCTGGTCGATGACGATAACGCCGGACGGAGCCGCGGCAACGGCGACCGACAGGCGAATCCGGGCGAAATCATTGAACTTCGCACTTTTGTCGGCAACTTCGGATCCGAAGCTGCCCAGGGGCGGCTCGACCTAACTCTTACCCTACTCGAAGGCGACGCCGCCATCACGACCGCTTCGGCGACGATTAATCAGGCTCCAGCGATGGGCGATACAGCCGCGGCGACTTTCGTCTTCACCGTCGGTAATGAGAACTGGGACCAGCGGCGCCTGCTCTTCGACCTTGCGACCACGTCCGGCAACGAAACATGGCATTCGCCGATAGAACTGCAATCTGCTGCACCCAATCTCGAATATGCCCGGCACACTTTCACCCCGAACAATTTCGACCCTGCCGACACCGTTTGGATCGACGTTACACTGCGCAATGTCGGAAGGCTCTCCAGTGCCGCGATGAGCGCGCAACTGCTCTCCCGCACCCCGACTATCGTCGTCCATCAGGCCAATGCCAACGTTGCGCCGGTGCTGATCGACGGCAATGACTCGCTGGCCACCGCTCGGTTTCGTATATATGCGCACAGCCTGACCGTGCCGGGAACGAAGGCGGACATGTATCTTGCTCTCACTTCGCAAACCGGCTTTACCGACACTGCGCACTTCGATTTCACCATCGGAGCGCCGCGCGATTGGACGCCCTTCGGCCCCGATGCTTACGGCTACGTCTGCTTCGACAATACCGATACGCTATGGGACGCGGCGCCGGACTATGACTGGCTCGAGATCGACTCCAGTCTGGGCGGGCCAGGCGTCAACACTGGACTGCGCGACCTCGGCAACGAGCAGGATTTCAGCGTCCTCGTCGATCTCCCGTTCGGTTTCCGTTACTACGGGCGCGACTTCAACCGGATCACCGTCTGCACCAATGGCTGGCTTTCGTTCGGCGACGAATCGCGCAACGCTGACTTTCAGAACAAACGGATTCCCTCCGCCTTTGGACCCCGCGCTCAGGTCTGTGCCTTCTGGGACGACCTGATCAACTACACCAACCAGCAGGGTATGATCGGCGGGATTTTCACCTACTACGATACGACCAACAACCGGTTCATCGTCGAGTGGAGCCGGATGCGGCGCTATGTAGGTATGGAAGGAAACAACATCCGGCAGGGCAGCCTCAACACCTTTCAGGCGCTCCTTTACGATCCTCAGCACTACCCGACCTACACCGGCGATGGCGAGATCGTCTTCCAGTATCGCGATGTTAGCAACGACGCCGACGTCGATCCCGTCGAATTTGACACGCCTTTTGCCACCGTCGGGATTGTCAATTTGAATGGCACCGACGGGATGGAATACACCTATTGGAATCGCTACACAGCAGGAGCCGCACCGCTTCGTCCGGGCCGGGCAATCAAGTTCACTACCAAACTGGTGGTGGTCGTCGGTGCGGTGCGCGGCACTGTAACCGACGCGGCGACCAATGCACCTATCCCGAATGCCCAGATCCGCGGCAGTCGCGGATCGTTCGGAACGACGGACCGTAACGGGCGCTTTCTGATGGAGAACGTCCTGATCGGTGATGACTACAGTTTCACGGCCTGGGCTCCGGGCTACAATGACTCGACTTTGACCGGATTCGACATCGCCGAGGGCGATACGATCAATCTATCGTTCTCGCTCCTGCACCCCGAGTTTGTCGGGTCGGCGGAGGCGTTGCGTGTCGAACTGCGGCCCGATTATTCCACCGATCTTGACTATACCATTGAAAACCGCGGCAACGGGCCGCTTGAGTTCCGCAGCCGGATCGACTACGCCGGAGGCGGCGGCGGTAATTGGGCACGGATGCTCGAGTTCAGCGTAACTGGCCAGACCGGGGACTATCGCATCAACGGTGTCGATTACTTCGCCGGGGCGATATGGATCACCGGCTCGAACGGCAATGAGAATCCCAATTACTTCTACCGCTTCGACCGGCAGGGCCGGTATCTCGGGCGAATCGTCCAGCCGGGACAGTCGGCATACGGTTTCCGCGGGCTCGCTTCAACCGAGACCCGACTCTTCGGCGGCGAAGGGCGCTGGATCGTCGGCGTGAACGCCCAGGGCGAACCGGTCGATTCGGTACCGTCGCCGTTGCAACTAACCCGCGCAATCGCCTACGACCACGAGTCGGACCACTTCTGGGTCGCCAACGGCCGTAACGAGCCTTTGTTGGAGATCGATCGCGAAGGGAACGTCTGGCGCAGCGTGCAGTTGCTGCTCGACATTTATGGCCTCGGCTGGCGGGATGACGATCCCGACGGCTATCCGTTGCACATCTTCAGCCGGGACAAGACCAATCCCAACCTTGAAGTGCCGGAGACCCTGGTCTCTAAGTTTGATCCGGAGTCGGGTGAAGTCAGGACGGTCGTCGTAGCCGAGGGGACGCTCGAAGACCGTGCCGGAGGAATCGAGATATCGAGCCGGTTCGATTCGCAAAAGTGGGTGATGCTGGCGGTCCTCAACAATCCGGGCGGATCGACGGTCTCGATCTACGACATTGCGCCCAACACACGGTGGGTTTCGTTCGAGCCCCGTACGGCCATACTGGCGCCGCGCTCCAACCAGCAAGTGCGGTTCCACTTCACAGCCGATGACCTTCCATTGGGGGAATACTCGCTGCTCGTCCGGTTCACCCATAACGCCGCCGGTTTGGGAACGACGCTGCCGGTAACGCTGACGGTCAGCAATGAGGCAGAAGTGGCGGACGATAGCGCCACACCATTGAAGTTCAGCCTTGACGCGGCTTATCCAAATCCGTTTAACGCCGTTAGCCGGGTGCACTTTCAATTGGAGGAAACCGGAGCGGTTCGACTGGCTATCTACGATCTTACAGGTCGGGAGACGGCGCGCCTTATCGACGGCCGGGTCGAAGCGGGACGCCACACGGTCGCGCTCGATGCGGGGGACTTTCCGGCGGGGGTCTATATCATGAAACTGGAGGCCGGCAATAGGTCTGCGGTGCGCAAGTTGGCGCTCGTGAAGTAG
- a CDS encoding DegT/DnrJ/EryC1/StrS family aminotransferase produces MNVPQLDLKAQLATIRDDMLKALTDVVDSTRYILGPQVAELEQQVADYCGARYGIGVASGTDALLVSLMALDLKPGDLVLTTPYSFFATAGVVSRLGARPLFADIERDTYNLDPASARKVLESLSPDERRRLKAILPVHLYGQSVDLTALVDLAREFDAALIEDGAQAIGARYESSDRTVRVGSVGLAGCFSFFPSKNLGGIGDGGMVVTSDETFAEQVRILRVHGARPQYYHSFVGGNFRLDTLQAAALLVKLPHLETWHAGRQARAAYYDEGFAGVADVIRPAVAQRQEYHIYNQYVISVSRRDDLQVHLKNCGIATAIYYPVPFHLQPCFQYLGYGEGDFPVSEWAARTTLALPIYPELTTDQQDYIIDAVRQFYGH; encoded by the coding sequence ATGAACGTTCCTCAACTTGATCTTAAAGCGCAACTCGCCACCATTCGAGACGACATGCTTAAGGCGTTGACCGATGTTGTCGACTCGACCCGCTATATTCTTGGCCCTCAGGTGGCAGAACTGGAACAGCAGGTGGCAGATTACTGCGGTGCGCGTTACGGAATCGGCGTTGCGAGCGGCACCGACGCGCTTCTGGTTTCACTTATGGCACTCGACCTGAAGCCCGGCGATCTGGTCTTGACGACACCTTACTCCTTCTTTGCCACGGCCGGCGTCGTCAGCCGCCTCGGAGCCCGTCCACTCTTTGCCGACATCGAGCGCGACACCTACAACCTCGACCCGGCGAGCGCCCGTAAAGTCCTCGAAAGCCTCTCTCCTGACGAGCGCCGCCGCCTGAAGGCGATCCTACCGGTTCATCTTTACGGACAATCGGTTGACCTGACAGCGCTGGTTGACCTCGCTCGCGAGTTTGATGCAGCATTGATCGAAGACGGCGCCCAGGCGATTGGTGCGCGCTATGAGTCGTCGGACCGGACGGTGCGGGTCGGATCGGTCGGTTTGGCAGGCTGCTTCAGTTTCTTCCCCTCCAAGAACCTCGGCGGAATCGGCGACGGCGGGATGGTCGTCACCAGCGATGAGACCTTCGCCGAGCAGGTGCGCATTCTCCGCGTTCATGGCGCCCGGCCGCAGTATTATCACTCCTTCGTCGGCGGCAACTTCCGCCTCGACACCCTCCAGGCTGCCGCACTGCTGGTGAAGTTGCCGCATCTCGAAACGTGGCATGCCGGTCGTCAGGCGCGCGCGGCTTACTACGATGAAGGGTTTGCCGGTGTCGCGGATGTGATCCGGCCGGCGGTTGCGCAGCGGCAGGAGTATCACATCTACAATCAATACGTCATCTCGGTCTCCCGGCGCGATGATCTGCAAGTTCATCTGAAGAACTGCGGCATTGCGACGGCGATCTACTACCCGGTGCCCTTCCATTTGCAGCCCTGCTTTCAGTATCTTGGCTATGGTGAGGGCGACTTCCCGGTCTCGGAATGGGCCGCCCGGACGACCCTCGCACTCCCTATCTATCCCGAACTGACGACCGATCAGCAGGATTACATCATCGACGCAGTGCGGCAGTTCTATGGCCACTGA
- a CDS encoding cupin domain-containing protein, translating into MFKVCPILIAGLLGMAVSACQDGKKAESPPPRVSPGPPRHWDIGDRILRTPLPQDVSDGYLEFGRSPASSYGVMLAHERISARSHERSDMVFYVHGGVARIHVGPESFTASTGDAVYIPRGAIYSAESLSRRSIELFAIFTPPLDAADIVYVEASDRSEPGPGGKRKLRVEIDTAAVKRAVEDTTGRKFLEWQEEEEIDE; encoded by the coding sequence ATGTTCAAGGTTTGTCCGATTCTCATCGCCGGTTTGCTGGGGATGGCTGTCAGTGCCTGTCAGGACGGGAAGAAGGCTGAGTCCCCACCACCCCGGGTCTCCCCCGGACCGCCCCGGCATTGGGACATAGGGGACCGGATACTCCGCACGCCGCTACCGCAGGACGTGAGTGACGGATATCTTGAGTTTGGCCGCTCGCCGGCGTCGTCCTACGGCGTAATGCTGGCTCATGAGCGCATTTCAGCGCGCAGCCACGAACGCTCCGATATGGTCTTTTATGTCCATGGCGGCGTAGCCCGTATTCATGTCGGGCCGGAGTCGTTCACCGCCTCTACCGGCGATGCCGTTTATATCCCGCGCGGCGCAATCTATTCAGCCGAGTCGCTGAGCCGTCGTTCGATCGAACTTTTCGCCATCTTCACTCCGCCGCTCGATGCTGCAGATATCGTCTATGTCGAAGCGAGCGACCGCAGCGAACCGGGTCCCGGCGGCAAACGCAAGTTGCGCGTTGAGATCGACACCGCCGCCGTCAAACGAGCAGTGGAAGACACCACCGGGAGGAAGTTCCTCGAATGGCAGGAGGAAGAGGAGATCGACGAATAG
- a CDS encoding 3-isopropylmalate dehydratase gives MNANPESMTASPRLITGRAYRLGDYIDCDAILPVRFCTRPTPEILRRFCLTIVDPDFPLKAGHDQIIVAGKDFGRGSANENAVRALMESYVRAVVATSFAALFQRNALNLGFPALTADDCLVETETGDRIVIDLESWQFANLASGCESSLGGNPGLERDILLTGGLIPWTRRHSTTPSEPAARRARRLPSSLRNREP, from the coding sequence ATGAATGCCAATCCAGAATCTATGACGGCCTCGCCCCGGCTCATCACCGGGCGGGCATATCGGCTGGGCGATTATATCGATTGCGATGCCATTCTTCCGGTGCGGTTCTGCACCCGGCCGACTCCGGAGATTCTGCGCCGCTTCTGCCTGACGATAGTCGATCCCGACTTTCCCTTGAAAGCGGGTCACGACCAAATCATCGTAGCCGGCAAGGACTTTGGTCGGGGCAGCGCCAACGAAAATGCGGTCCGGGCGCTGATGGAGAGTTATGTCCGGGCCGTTGTAGCGACCTCGTTTGCCGCGCTCTTCCAACGCAACGCACTAAATCTTGGCTTCCCGGCACTTACGGCTGACGACTGCCTGGTTGAAACAGAGACCGGAGACCGGATCGTGATCGACCTTGAATCCTGGCAGTTTGCCAACCTCGCTTCGGGCTGTGAGTCTTCCCTGGGCGGCAATCCCGGACTGGAGCGCGATATACTCCTCACTGGAGGTCTTATCCCCTGGACCCGTCGCCATTCGACAACACCTTCCGAGCCAGCGGCCCGCCGCGCCAGACGTTTGCCATCATCCCTTCGAAATAGAGAGCCATGA